From Campylobacter concisus, a single genomic window includes:
- a CDS encoding ABC transporter ATP-binding protein → MEILRASNLGFAYDYTLFNNINLTLNQKQSIAITGVSGCGKSTFLHILSTLLKPNFGEVIYQDKSIYELSQNELLAIRRLHFGIIFQSHYLFKGFSAYENIELASILSGEKIEKNDLEALKISSVMNQKVGELSGGQQQRVSITRVLTKKPKIIFADEPTGNLDKQTANEVMQVLFDYINENNAALVLVTHDNDLAAKCDSSYKLENKELVQIS, encoded by the coding sequence ATGGAAATTTTAAGAGCGTCTAATCTAGGCTTTGCGTATGATTATACGCTCTTTAATAATATAAATTTAACTCTCAATCAAAAACAAAGCATTGCGATAACTGGCGTTAGTGGTTGTGGCAAATCAACATTTTTACACATACTTTCAACACTTTTAAAACCAAATTTTGGCGAGGTCATCTATCAAGATAAATCTATCTATGAGCTTTCTCAAAATGAGCTTTTAGCCATTAGAAGGCTTCATTTTGGCATTATTTTCCAGTCACACTATCTTTTTAAAGGATTTAGTGCTTATGAGAATATTGAGCTTGCTAGCATTTTATCTGGTGAAAAGATAGAAAAAAATGATCTTGAAGCGCTTAAAATTTCAAGCGTTATGAACCAAAAAGTTGGCGAACTAAGTGGCGGTCAGCAGCAGCGCGTTAGTATCACTAGAGTGCTTACTAAAAAGCCAAAGATCATCTTTGCAGACGAGCCAACGGGCAACCTTGACAAGCAAACTGCAAATGAGGTGATGCAAGTTTTATTTGACTATATAAATGAAAACAATGCCGCCCTTGTTCTAGTCACTCACGACAATGATTTAGCAGCAAAATGCGATAGCTCATACAAGCTTGAGAACAAAGAGCTTGTGCAAATTTCTTAA
- a CDS encoding elongation factor Ts codes for MEITAQMVKELRESTGAGMMDCKKALGEANGDMEKAVDILREKGLGQAAKKADRLASEGLVSVEVCSKCKKATISEINSETDFVARNPQFQTLAKDATAHIQSSGIKTVEELNASTLNGVKFEDYFKTQIATIGENLVVRRFETISADDKGVVNGYVHSNGRVGVLIGAACESIEVANKAADFIRNLCMHAAAMKPSVISYKDLDKEFVEKEFIALRAELEKDNEELKRLGKPLHHIPEYASRCQIGEAELAKATKAIEEELKAEGKPEKIWDKIIPGKIERFYADNTVLDQRLTLLGQFYVMDDKKTIEQVIEEKSKELGGKIEIVKYVRFELGEGLEKKVDDFAAEVAAQIG; via the coding sequence ATGGAAATAACTGCACAAATGGTAAAAGAGCTCCGCGAATCAACCGGAGCTGGCATGATGGACTGCAAAAAGGCACTTGGCGAAGCAAATGGCGATATGGAAAAAGCCGTTGATATCCTTCGTGAAAAGGGTCTTGGTCAAGCTGCTAAAAAGGCTGACCGCCTTGCAAGCGAGGGCTTAGTAAGTGTTGAAGTTTGCTCAAAATGCAAAAAAGCAACTATTAGCGAGATCAACTCTGAAACTGACTTCGTTGCAAGAAATCCACAGTTTCAAACACTTGCAAAAGATGCAACAGCTCACATCCAATCAAGCGGCATAAAAACAGTTGAAGAGCTAAATGCGAGTACTTTAAATGGTGTTAAATTTGAAGATTACTTCAAAACTCAGATTGCAACTATCGGCGAAAACCTTGTAGTTCGCCGATTTGAGACTATTAGTGCTGATGATAAAGGTGTGGTAAATGGCTATGTTCACTCAAATGGTCGTGTTGGTGTGCTTATAGGTGCGGCTTGCGAAAGCATAGAAGTTGCAAATAAAGCAGCTGATTTTATAAGAAATTTATGTATGCATGCAGCTGCTATGAAGCCAAGCGTTATAAGCTATAAAGACCTTGATAAAGAGTTTGTTGAGAAAGAATTTATCGCACTTCGCGCTGAACTTGAAAAAGACAATGAAGAGCTAAAACGCCTAGGCAAGCCACTTCATCACATTCCTGAGTATGCTAGTCGCTGCCAAATAGGCGAGGCAGAGCTTGCAAAAGCTACAAAAGCGATCGAAGAAGAGCTAAAAGCTGAGGGCAAACCTGAGAAAATTTGGGACAAGATTATCCCTGGCAAGATCGAGAGATTTTATGCTGACAACACAGTGCTTGACCAACGCCTTACACTTTTAGGTCAGTTTTATGTAATGGACGATAAAAAGACTATCGAACAAGTTATCGAAGAGAAGAGCAAAGAGCTTGGCGGCAAGATCGAGATCGTAAAATACGTTCGTTTCGAGCTTGGTGAAGGCTTAGAGAAAAAAGTAGATGACTTTGCTGCAGAAGTTGCTGCTCAAATAGGCTAA
- a CDS encoding ATP phosphoribosyltransferase, whose product MITVALPKGRIAEATLEIFRKIFGSSFLFEDRKLILEEGNFRFLMVRNQDIPTYVTEGAADIGVVGLDVLEEHKPNVVRLLDLKIGQCKVCIGIKNNSELDLNQPELKIATKMPNITRNYFTKQAVAVKIIKLYGSIELAPLVGLSDAIVDVVETGSTMKQNGLKIAGDIMQSTAYLIANKNSFIIKKDEILELYKKIKEEI is encoded by the coding sequence ATGATAACAGTAGCACTACCAAAGGGAAGAATAGCCGAGGCAACACTAGAAATTTTTAGAAAAATTTTTGGTTCAAGTTTTTTATTTGAAGATAGAAAATTAATCCTTGAAGAAGGAAATTTTAGATTTTTAATGGTTCGCAACCAAGATATCCCAACTTACGTCACTGAAGGTGCAGCTGATATTGGTGTAGTGGGGCTTGACGTACTTGAAGAGCACAAGCCAAACGTTGTAAGACTACTGGATTTAAAAATCGGACAGTGTAAAGTTTGCATTGGCATAAAAAACAACTCTGAACTAGATCTAAACCAGCCAGAGCTAAAAATAGCCACAAAAATGCCAAATATAACAAGAAATTATTTTACAAAACAAGCCGTAGCTGTAAAGATCATCAAGCTTTATGGCTCGATCGAACTTGCACCATTAGTTGGCTTAAGCGACGCGATAGTTGATGTGGTCGAGACTGGCTCAACTATGAAACAAAATGGACTAAAGATCGCTGGTGATATCATGCAAAGCACAGCTTATCTAATAGCAAATAAAAATAGTTTTATTATTAAAAAAGATGAGATTTTAGAGCTTTATAAAAAAATCAAAGAGGAAATTTAA
- a CDS encoding 30S ribosomal protein S2, whose translation MVTMRDLLECGVHFGHQTRRWNPKMKKFIFGERKGIYIIDLQKTIRYFRYTYNIVRDAAAEGKSVLFVGTKKQAIDAIKEYAEKCGMPYVNHRWLGGMMTNFGTIRQSIRKLEVIETMEEDGSINLLTKKEALMLRRKKEKLIATLGGIRNMKSLPDMIFVVDTVKEKIAVQEANRLKIPVVAPIDTNCDPDVIDYPIPGNDDAIRSVQLFCQEMAEAINEGKSLLEQDGGEQVAGEEVSQDEKDAVVAEAMSEEDFGEDEE comes from the coding sequence ATGGTAACTATGAGAGATTTATTAGAGTGTGGCGTACATTTTGGTCACCAAACACGCCGCTGGAACCCAAAGATGAAAAAATTTATCTTTGGCGAGAGAAAAGGTATCTATATTATAGATCTACAAAAGACTATCCGCTACTTCCGCTACACTTACAACATCGTTCGTGACGCAGCTGCTGAAGGTAAGTCAGTGCTATTTGTTGGTACTAAAAAACAAGCTATCGACGCTATCAAAGAGTACGCTGAAAAATGTGGAATGCCTTATGTAAATCACCGCTGGTTAGGTGGTATGATGACAAACTTTGGTACTATCCGTCAGTCTATCCGCAAACTAGAAGTTATCGAAACTATGGAAGAAGATGGTTCGATAAATTTACTAACTAAAAAAGAGGCTTTGATGCTTCGCCGCAAAAAAGAGAAGCTTATCGCAACTCTTGGCGGTATCCGCAATATGAAAAGTCTACCTGATATGATATTTGTCGTTGATACAGTTAAAGAAAAGATCGCTGTTCAAGAGGCTAACCGTTTAAAAATCCCAGTTGTAGCACCGATCGATACAAACTGCGATCCTGATGTTATTGACTATCCGATCCCAGGAAATGACGATGCTATCCGCTCTGTTCAGCTTTTCTGCCAAGAGATGGCTGAGGCGATCAACGAAGGTAAATCACTTCTTGAACAAGATGGTGGTGAGCAAGTTGCTGGCGAAGAAGTAAGCCAAGATGAGAAAGACGCAGTTGTAGCTGAGGCTATGAGTGAAGAAGACTTTGGCGAGGACGAAGAATAA